A DNA window from Deltaproteobacteria bacterium GWC2_65_14 contains the following coding sequences:
- a CDS encoding ABC transporter ATP-binding protein: protein MLRVESAVKSFDGFRAVNGANLDVEAGEIVAVIGPNGAGKTTLFHLITGHLSADSGRILFQGREIGGVAPHLLCRMGITRSFQVVNIFPRLSVFENVQIAVLARERKTFRIFATVRDMAAEEVHGILRNVGLYEKRDVESDLLSHGDQKVLEIAVALSGKPELLILDEPTAGMAPEETKRCIHLIRRLSEEHGLTILFCEHDLAVVFEIANRIMVMVRGGTVIQGSCEEVRRNREVQSAYLGEDG from the coding sequence ATGCTTAGGGTGGAATCGGCCGTCAAGTCGTTCGACGGCTTCCGGGCCGTGAACGGTGCGAACCTCGACGTGGAGGCCGGGGAGATCGTGGCGGTCATCGGCCCCAACGGCGCGGGGAAGACGACGCTGTTCCACCTCATCACGGGGCACCTGTCCGCCGACTCGGGCCGGATCCTGTTCCAGGGGCGGGAGATCGGCGGGGTCGCGCCCCATCTCCTCTGCCGGATGGGGATCACCCGGTCCTTCCAGGTCGTGAACATCTTCCCGCGCCTCTCGGTCTTCGAGAACGTGCAGATCGCGGTGCTCGCGCGGGAGCGGAAGACCTTCCGGATCTTCGCCACGGTGCGGGACATGGCGGCGGAGGAGGTGCACGGGATCCTCCGGAACGTCGGACTCTACGAAAAACGGGACGTCGAGAGCGACCTGCTCTCGCACGGGGATCAGAAGGTGCTCGAGATCGCCGTCGCGCTGAGCGGAAAGCCGGAGCTGCTGATCCTCGACGAGCCCACCGCCGGGATGGCGCCGGAGGAGACGAAGCGCTGCATCCACCTCATCCGGAGGCTTTCCGAGGAGCACGGCCTGACGATCCTGTTCTGCGAGCACGACCTCGCGGTCGTCTTCGAGATCGCGAACCGGATCATGGTGATGGTGCGGGGGGGGACCGTGATCCAGGGGAGCTGCGAGGAGGTGCGGCGGAACCGAGAGGTCCAGAGCGCCTACCTCGGGGAGGACGGGTGA
- a CDS encoding ABC transporter permease — MKGKHAAAILLLVLLAALPQFAPRFHVYIVSILLLTGLLATSLNLAIGYGGLYQFHHAVFYGIGAYGTALMLTRSGMPAALGFLAGPLLAALLSLAIGIVCVRLSKLYFGMLQISLGSLVWATVYRWYSFTGGDDGIHGIPLPDLLSSTTGAYYYTLIVTAASLFALYRIVRSPFGKALEGIRDNPVRSSAIGIHVKLHQLAALVIAGFFGGVAGSLFVVVDTSVFPDMMFWTYSLEVLIMCLLGGMYTFFGPLVGSSILMLLRTYVSIHFQYWHLFLGILLTLVIIFLPEGVLGAVVRRFRRAETGHA; from the coding sequence ATGAAGGGGAAACATGCCGCCGCGATCCTCCTGCTGGTCCTGCTCGCCGCCCTGCCGCAGTTCGCCCCCCGGTTCCACGTCTACATCGTCTCGATCCTCCTGCTCACCGGGCTTCTCGCGACCAGTCTCAACCTTGCCATCGGGTACGGCGGCCTCTACCAGTTCCACCACGCCGTGTTCTACGGGATCGGCGCCTACGGGACGGCCCTGATGCTGACGCGGAGCGGGATGCCGGCCGCGCTCGGGTTCCTCGCGGGGCCGCTGCTGGCGGCGCTGCTCTCCCTGGCGATCGGGATCGTCTGCGTGCGCCTCTCGAAGCTCTATTTCGGCATGCTCCAGATCTCCCTGGGATCGCTCGTCTGGGCGACGGTCTACCGGTGGTACTCCTTCACCGGCGGCGACGACGGGATCCACGGCATCCCGCTGCCCGACCTGCTCTCCTCGACAACAGGGGCCTACTATTACACCCTGATCGTGACGGCGGCCAGCCTGTTCGCGCTGTACCGGATCGTCCGCTCCCCCTTCGGGAAGGCGCTGGAGGGGATCCGGGACAACCCGGTCCGGTCGTCGGCCATCGGGATCCACGTGAAGCTGCACCAGCTCGCGGCCCTCGTGATCGCCGGGTTCTTCGGGGGAGTGGCCGGCTCCCTCTTCGTCGTGGTCGACACGTCGGTCTTCCCCGACATGATGTTCTGGACCTACTCCCTCGAGGTGCTGATCATGTGCCTGCTCGGGGGGATGTACACCTTCTTCGGGCCGCTCGTGGGGAGTTCGATCCTGATGCTCCTGCGGACCTACGTCAGCATCCACTTCCAGTACTGGCACCTGTTCCTCGGCATCCTCCTCACGCTGGTGATCATCTTCCTGCCGGAGGGAGTGCTTGGGGCTGTCGTCCGGCGCTTCCGGCGGGCGGAGACCGGTCATGCTTAG